A genomic segment from Limosilactobacillus sp. encodes:
- a CDS encoding thymidine kinase — translation MAQLFFKYGAMNSGKSIDILKVAHNYEEQGKPVVLMTSGIDNRSGQGVIASRIGLKRRVTPVMDDTDIYEYVKQIDHPVYCVLIDEAQFLKKHHVLQLIKIVDELDIPVMTFGLKNDFRNELFEGSKYLLIYADKIEEMKTICWFCPHKATMNLRIHDGKPVYEGEQVQIGGNESYYPVCRKHYFHPQLDQQ, via the coding sequence GTGGCACAGTTATTTTTCAAGTACGGCGCAATGAATTCTGGCAAATCAATCGATATCCTGAAGGTTGCCCACAACTATGAGGAGCAGGGCAAGCCGGTCGTCTTAATGACCAGCGGGATCGATAACCGGTCCGGCCAGGGAGTGATCGCCAGTCGGATTGGCCTGAAGCGGCGGGTGACCCCGGTGATGGACGACACCGACATTTACGAGTACGTCAAGCAGATTGACCACCCCGTCTACTGCGTTTTGATCGACGAGGCCCAGTTTTTGAAGAAGCACCACGTTCTCCAGCTGATCAAGATTGTCGATGAACTGGACATCCCGGTGATGACCTTTGGGCTGAAGAACGACTTTCGAAATGAACTATTTGAGGGTTCCAAGTACCTGCTGATCTATGCCGACAAGATCGAGGAGATGAAGACTATCTGCTGGTTCTGCCCGCACAAGGCAACGATGAATCTGCGCATCCACGATGGCAAGCCCGTGTACGAGGGGGAGCAGGTGCAGATCGGTGGCAACGAGTCCTACTACCCGGTTTGCCGCAAGCACTACTTCCATCCCCAATTAGACCAACAATAG
- the prfA gene encoding peptide chain release factor 1 encodes MKDIFDKLQAVADRYDELNELISDPEVIADSQRFMKLSKEEGSLRETVEKYNEYKQVTETIQGDEELLRESDDPDLTALTKDELSEAKDKQAKLEKELEMLLIPKDPNDDKNIIMEIRGAAGGDEASLFAADLYNMYLHYAERQGWKVEVVDKNETEVGGFKEIALMITGDKVYSKLKFENGAHRVQRVPVTESAGRVHTSTATVGVMPEAEDVDVELDPKDIRVDVYRSSGAGGQHVNKTSSAVRMTHLPTGIVVAMQDERSQQQNRAKAMRILKSRVYDYYQQKEQSAYDQKRKDAIGTGDRSERIRTYNYPQNRVTDHRIGLTLNKLDKIMAGDLDEIIEALIVADQTKKLEQLRNE; translated from the coding sequence ATGAAAGACATCTTCGATAAGCTCCAGGCGGTTGCCGACCGTTACGACGAGCTGAACGAACTGATCAGCGATCCGGAAGTGATTGCTGACTCGCAACGCTTTATGAAGCTCTCCAAGGAAGAGGGAAGCCTGCGTGAAACGGTTGAAAAGTACAACGAATACAAGCAGGTCACCGAGACGATTCAGGGTGACGAGGAACTGCTGCGGGAATCCGACGATCCGGACCTGACCGCCTTGACCAAGGATGAACTGAGCGAGGCTAAGGACAAGCAGGCCAAGCTGGAAAAGGAACTAGAAATGCTCCTGATTCCAAAGGATCCAAACGATGACAAGAACATCATCATGGAAATCCGCGGTGCCGCCGGTGGGGACGAGGCCAGCCTGTTTGCGGCCGACCTTTACAACATGTACCTCCACTACGCTGAACGCCAGGGCTGGAAGGTCGAAGTCGTTGATAAGAACGAAACCGAGGTCGGTGGCTTCAAGGAAATCGCTCTGATGATCACCGGGGACAAGGTTTACTCGAAGCTGAAGTTTGAAAACGGCGCCCACCGGGTTCAGCGGGTGCCGGTGACCGAATCGGCCGGCCGGGTGCACACCTCGACGGCGACGGTCGGAGTCATGCCCGAAGCCGAGGACGTGGACGTGGAACTGGATCCTAAGGACATCCGGGTTGACGTTTACCGTTCCAGTGGTGCCGGTGGTCAGCACGTCAACAAGACCTCTTCAGCTGTCCGGATGACCCACCTGCCAACCGGGATCGTCGTTGCCATGCAGGATGAGCGGTCCCAGCAGCAAAACCGGGCTAAGGCCATGCGGATTTTGAAGTCGCGGGTCTACGATTACTACCAGCAAAAGGAACAGAGCGCCTACGACCAGAAGCGGAAGGATGCCATCGGGACCGGTGATCGTTCAGAGCGGATTCGGACCTACAACTACCCGCAAAACCGGGTTACGGATCACCGGATCGGCTTGACCTTAAACAAGCTGGACAAGATCATGGCCGGTGACCTCGATGAAATTATCGAGGCCCTGATCGTTGCTGACCAGACCAAGAAGCTAGAACAGCTGCGCAATGAATAG
- the prmC gene encoding peptide chain release factor N(5)-glutamine methyltransferase — protein sequence MNSNSSWTYFAAQRWAKEQLTGTELDPSAGQFLLQMRHDWDATHLLLHNRDQMPVTEWHWFEEAVARLLKHEPAQYIAGKAPFYGRNFKVTPAVLVPEAETAELVDWVLAKMPNRPLRVLDLGTGSGVIGITLALERPEWRVTLSDVSPAALEVARENCRRFGLDLPLVASDLFAALADQRFDLIVTNPPYIDHQDTGVMDQAVLDYEPALALFADEHGLGFYHRLFDQAGDHLTADGQLYGETGYDQEKTIQALLHRCDQRAKIETRHDVAGKMRMIHVWDFSGAGGN from the coding sequence ATGAATAGCAACAGCAGCTGGACCTACTTTGCGGCCCAGCGCTGGGCCAAAGAGCAGTTGACGGGAACCGAGCTTGACCCAAGTGCCGGGCAGTTTTTGCTGCAAATGCGTCACGACTGGGATGCCACCCACCTGTTGCTGCATAACCGCGATCAGATGCCGGTAACCGAGTGGCACTGGTTTGAAGAGGCGGTCGCACGGCTCTTGAAGCATGAGCCGGCCCAGTACATTGCCGGGAAGGCGCCGTTTTACGGGCGAAACTTCAAGGTTACCCCGGCGGTGCTGGTTCCCGAAGCAGAGACTGCCGAACTGGTCGACTGGGTGCTCGCCAAAATGCCCAATCGGCCGTTGCGGGTACTGGACCTGGGCACCGGCAGCGGAGTGATCGGAATCACTTTGGCACTGGAACGGCCCGAATGGCGGGTGACGCTGAGCGATGTTTCCCCGGCCGCGTTGGAGGTGGCGAGGGAGAACTGCCGCCGCTTTGGCCTGGATTTGCCATTGGTGGCAAGTGACCTGTTCGCGGCGCTTGCTGACCAGCGCTTTGACCTGATCGTGACCAACCCGCCCTACATCGATCACCAGGACACTGGTGTGATGGATCAGGCGGTTTTGGACTATGAGCCTGCTCTGGCCCTGTTTGCTGACGAACACGGTCTCGGCTTTTACCACCGCCTCTTTGACCAGGCGGGTGACCACCTGACTGCAGATGGTCAGCTGTACGGCGAGACCGGCTATGACCAGGAAAAAACGATTCAGGCTCTGTTGCACCGTTGCGATCAGCGGGCTAAGATTGAGACGCGCCATGATGTGGCTGGAAAGATGAGGATGATACACGTATGGGATTTTTCAGGCGCAGGAGGAAATTAG
- a CDS encoding L-threonylcarbamoyladenylate synthase: protein MDTKIFQLSDIDEAAAAIKRGELVAFPTETVYGLGADATNEDAVKNVYLAKGRPSDNPLIVHVNSVAMVEKYAAEIPDNARKLMKAFWPGSLTIILKIKKHVLSKTVTGGLNTVAFRFPDCQPTLDLIAKAGVPLVGPSANTSGKPSPTTAQHVYHDLHGKIAGILDNGPTRVGVESTVLDMSTATPVILRPGAVTKKDIEAVIGSIDLNHHKVGKNETPKAPGMKYKHYAPNAQVYIVDQGTDWAQVIKWIADQPFDVGIMAEGSILQKTTLPMNAIQFSLGTGVKDASARLFDGLRQFDDQPNVKAIVTEAFDATGLGGAYMNRLNKSAGGVHFSTDMVK from the coding sequence ATGGATACCAAGATTTTTCAGTTGAGTGACATTGACGAGGCGGCGGCCGCCATCAAACGGGGCGAGCTCGTGGCCTTTCCGACCGAGACGGTGTACGGCCTCGGGGCGGACGCAACCAACGAGGACGCGGTCAAGAACGTTTACCTGGCAAAGGGCCGGCCGAGCGACAACCCCTTGATCGTCCACGTCAACTCGGTGGCCATGGTTGAAAAGTACGCGGCCGAAATTCCGGACAACGCACGGAAGTTGATGAAGGCGTTTTGGCCCGGTTCATTGACGATCATCTTAAAGATCAAGAAGCACGTTCTCTCGAAGACCGTAACGGGGGGCCTGAACACGGTCGCCTTCCGCTTCCCGGACTGCCAGCCGACCCTGGACCTGATTGCCAAGGCGGGGGTTCCACTGGTTGGCCCGTCCGCTAACACGTCTGGCAAGCCGAGCCCGACCACGGCCCAGCACGTCTACCACGACCTGCACGGCAAGATTGCCGGGATTCTCGATAATGGACCAACGCGGGTCGGGGTTGAATCGACCGTCTTGGACATGTCAACTGCTACCCCGGTTATCCTGCGGCCGGGGGCGGTCACCAAGAAGGATATCGAAGCGGTGATCGGCTCAATCGATTTGAATCACCACAAGGTCGGCAAAAACGAAACCCCGAAGGCACCGGGGATGAAGTACAAGCACTACGCCCCGAATGCCCAGGTTTACATTGTTGACCAGGGAACCGACTGGGCTCAGGTGATCAAGTGGATTGCTGATCAACCGTTTGACGTCGGCATCATGGCCGAGGGTTCAATCCTGCAGAAGACCACCCTGCCGATGAACGCCATTCAGTTCTCCCTTGGCACCGGGGTCAAGGACGCCAGCGCCCGCCTCTTTGACGGCCTGCGTCAGTTCGATGACCAGCCCAACGTAAAGGCGATCGTGACCGAGGCCTTCGACGCTACGGGACTAGGGGGCGCCTACATGAACCGGCTCAATAAGTCGGCTGGTGGGGTCCACTTTAGTACTGACATGGTCAAGTAA